A single Cnuibacter physcomitrellae DNA region contains:
- a CDS encoding RidA family protein gives MSIDQRLVELGIELPTTPAPAGAYVPAVVSGNLVFTAGQLPFVGGVLPATGKVGEGDGLVDPAEAKAFAATAALNALAAIEAELGSLDRVTRVVKVNGFVASDPSFVGQPGVINGASEFLHDVFGEIGVHARAAVGVAVLPLDSPVEVELVVEFE, from the coding sequence GTGTCGATCGATCAGCGCCTCGTCGAGCTCGGCATCGAGCTGCCCACCACCCCGGCGCCCGCCGGGGCCTACGTCCCCGCGGTGGTGTCGGGGAACCTCGTCTTCACGGCCGGACAGCTGCCGTTCGTGGGCGGCGTCCTGCCGGCCACCGGCAAGGTGGGGGAGGGCGACGGGCTCGTCGACCCCGCCGAGGCGAAGGCGTTCGCCGCGACGGCCGCTCTCAACGCCCTCGCCGCGATCGAGGCCGAGCTCGGCTCGCTCGACCGGGTGACCCGCGTCGTCAAGGTCAACGGGTTCGTCGCGTCCGACCCGTCGTTCGTGGGGCAGCCCGGCGTGATCAACGGGGCGAGCGAGTTCCTGCACGACGTCTTCGGTGAGATCGGCGTGCACGCGCGGGCGGCCGTCGGTGTCGCCGTGCTCCCGCTCGACTCGCCCGTCGAGGTGGAGCTCGTCGTCGAGTTCGAGTAG
- a CDS encoding DUF4177 domain-containing protein has translation MPAWEYVTTPLMIHNTAAILNTWGSDGWELVQVVTGPEGGLVAYFKRPVASSEA, from the coding sequence GTGCCTGCTTGGGAGTATGTGACGACGCCGCTGATGATCCACAACACCGCTGCCATCCTCAACACGTGGGGCTCCGACGGGTGGGAGCTCGTCCAGGTGGTGACCGGACCCGAGGGCGGGCTGGTCGCCTACTTCAAGCGTCCGGTCGCGTCGTCGGAGGCGTGA